A single window of Candidatus Methanoperedens sp. DNA harbors:
- a CDS encoding RNA polymerase Rpb4 family protein: MLVKQIISEEILTLGEVRSLLEEVRDERAKEDKELGYELRKAISHAEMFARLEPGKSRELMNELLKLEKMKPEIAVRIVDILPLTNDEVRSIYAKERYTLSEKELKDILELVMKYT; the protein is encoded by the coding sequence ATGTTAGTGAAGCAGATAATCAGTGAAGAGATTTTGACTCTTGGCGAGGTAAGGAGCCTGCTTGAAGAGGTCAGGGATGAGAGGGCAAAGGAAGACAAAGAACTCGGATACGAGTTACGTAAGGCGATCTCTCATGCTGAAATGTTTGCCAGGCTGGAACCAGGGAAATCCCGGGAATTAATGAACGAGTTATTAAAACTTGAAAAAATGAAACCGGAGATAGCTGTAAGGATAGTCGATATCCTTCCTCTGACTAATGATGAGGTCAGGTCGATTTACGCGAAAGAACGATATACTCTCAGTGAAAAGGAACTGAAGGATATTCTTGAGCTAGTGATGAAATATACCTGA
- a CDS encoding 50S ribosomal protein L21e — MAKTHGTRRKSRYKLKKTVREKGLSPISRAIQEFQEGDIVNIDLDPSIQNGMPHPKFQGRTGRVMTQRGRAYIVEVRDGGLMKEVIILPEHLTPQK; from the coding sequence ATGGCAAAAACCCACGGAACAAGAAGAAAATCACGATATAAATTAAAGAAAACAGTCCGGGAAAAAGGATTATCACCGATCAGCAGGGCAATCCAGGAGTTCCAGGAGGGAGACATTGTGAACATCGACCTTGACCCAAGCATCCAGAATGGAATGCCTCATCCCAAATTCCAGGGCAGGACCGGAAGAGTCATGACCCAGCGTGGCCGGGCCTATATTGTTGAAGTCAGGGATGGCGGACTGATGAAAGAAGTTATCATTCTTCCGGAGCATTTGACACCCCAGAAATAA
- a CDS encoding tRNA pseudouridine(54/55) synthase Pus10: MTILDTARKIIHEGPICDHCLGRQFAKLSTGLSNDMRGNALKLVLAMHAGAEKDKELQDELARSRGEIKCWVCNNLFLEIDSWVTKSVEILSDYEYNNFLVGTKVTGLLAENEEILWAESGTTFAEPLKTELNREVGKRIEKITGKRANLKKPQVVALLDLENDRVDVEINSLYIYGRYRKLIRGIPQTRWPCRECGGRGCERCDNTGKMYRESVDELIKPHLMSAARCADTAFHGAGREDIDALMLGDGRPFVVEAKRPHIRSLDLEALEAEINRGAQGKIEVLGLKFVESETVEQLKSMKVDKVYRLKITHNTTEEKLKSSINVISQTLIKQKTPTRVLHRRADLERVRKVHSVELESYNENTAVLVINCEGGLYVKELVSGDGGRTIPSVASLTGNEAKVIELEVIKVG, translated from the coding sequence ATGACAATCCTTGATACAGCCCGTAAGATAATCCATGAAGGTCCTATATGCGACCACTGCCTGGGCAGGCAGTTCGCAAAGCTTTCCACGGGACTTTCCAATGACATGCGCGGGAATGCCCTGAAACTTGTGCTTGCTATGCATGCAGGAGCAGAAAAAGATAAAGAACTGCAGGATGAGCTTGCCAGAAGCAGGGGTGAAATAAAATGCTGGGTATGCAATAATCTTTTTTTGGAAATAGATTCGTGGGTAACAAAGTCTGTTGAGATTCTTTCGGATTACGAATATAATAATTTCCTGGTAGGAACAAAGGTTACCGGACTTCTTGCTGAGAATGAAGAGATCCTGTGGGCAGAAAGCGGGACCACGTTTGCCGAGCCTTTGAAGACAGAATTGAACAGGGAGGTCGGAAAAAGGATAGAAAAGATTACAGGAAAGAGGGCGAACCTTAAAAAACCACAGGTTGTGGCGCTTCTTGACCTCGAAAATGATAGGGTCGATGTAGAAATAAATTCACTTTATATCTACGGAAGGTATAGGAAACTTATCCGTGGAATACCCCAGACCAGGTGGCCATGCCGGGAATGCGGCGGCAGGGGATGTGAACGGTGCGACAATACCGGAAAGATGTACCGGGAATCAGTAGATGAATTGATAAAGCCGCATCTAATGTCAGCAGCGCGGTGTGCAGATACTGCTTTTCATGGCGCAGGGCGCGAGGATATCGATGCCCTCATGCTTGGTGATGGGCGGCCATTTGTTGTTGAGGCAAAAAGACCCCATATCAGGAGTCTTGACCTGGAAGCCCTGGAAGCTGAAATAAACCGCGGTGCACAGGGTAAGATCGAAGTGCTTGGATTAAAATTCGTAGAGAGTGAAACTGTTGAACAGCTAAAATCAATGAAAGTGGATAAAGTATACCGCCTCAAGATCACACACAATACAACAGAGGAAAAACTTAAATCATCCATTAACGTAATAAGCCAGACTCTCATCAAACAGAAAACACCCACCAGAGTACTTCACAGGCGCGCGGACCTTGAACGAGTACGAAAGGTACACTCGGTCGAACTTGAATCGTATAATGAAAATACTGCTGTCCTCGTCATTAATTGTGAAGGCGGACTCTATGTCAAGGAGCTGGTTTCTGGCGATGGCGGACGTACAATACCCAGCGTAGCTTCACTGACAGGAAATGAGGCAAAGGTTATTGAACTTGAAGTAATTAAAGTAGGATAA
- the trmY gene encoding tRNA (pseudouridine(54)-N(1))-methyltransferase TrmY yields the protein MKDFIIIGHKAVTGTFSLNDLPGAGGRMDILCRFVNAALFLSHDLRRDVRVFLVLKGEPFPQKLICFDGSAVRYLSPDERSAASLIKKALEKNAQDFWTESTPGVSVRKGGLDILLRELDKKIIYLREDGEDIRKKNFSETLNPLFLLGDHLGLTEDEERIVMGYNPEIISIGPLSLHADQCIVLLHNEMDRK from the coding sequence ATGAAGGATTTTATAATCATCGGACATAAAGCAGTCACCGGAACTTTTTCCCTTAACGACCTTCCCGGAGCTGGCGGGCGCATGGACATCCTGTGTAGATTCGTTAATGCCGCGTTATTTCTTTCCCATGATCTGAGAAGGGATGTCCGCGTTTTTCTTGTACTGAAAGGTGAACCATTCCCCCAAAAACTGATATGTTTTGATGGCAGCGCAGTCAGGTACCTGAGCCCTGACGAGCGAAGCGCCGCATCATTGATAAAAAAGGCGCTTGAAAAGAACGCACAGGATTTCTGGACTGAATCCACGCCAGGAGTTAGTGTCAGGAAAGGTGGCCTGGATATTCTTTTAAGGGAACTGGATAAGAAAATCATATATTTGCGGGAAGATGGTGAAGATATCCGAAAAAAGAATTTCAGTGAAACTCTAAATCCTTTATTTTTACTTGGAGACCATCTGGGTCTGACAGAGGACGAGGAGAGAATAGTTATGGGATATAATCCTGAAATAATCAGCATAGGGCCGCTCTCTTTGCATGCAGACCAATGCATCGTATTATTGCACAACGAAATGGACAGGAAATAG
- the purH gene encoding bifunctional phosphoribosylaminoimidazolecarboxamide formyltransferase/IMP cyclohydrolase produces MPKKALISVSDKNGIIDFASGLARFGFEIISTGGTYSVLKKAGINVRDVSEITGFPEMMDGRVKTLHPKIHGAILALQDKPSHIKDAREHGIEFIDIVAVNLYPFEKTVEGKANLEDAIENIDIGGPALVRAAAKNYTHVAVITDSSDYPLILEELKKGTISPETRKKLAVKAFRRIADYDCAIDTYLSRALLNEDILRMKFVEGTTLRYGENWHQSAKFYKEPGVTEPTVANAKQLHGKALSYNNYVDAESALNVVLGCKKKIAVSVVKHSNPCGLATGNTLKEALSRAWDGDPVSSFGSIICMTRKPDLPALEFLKGRFVELIIAPGYDEEGLSYLKNKSKDLRILELPMDDGKPLENTYRYIVGGMLVQSRNRGLYEKWDVVTQHQFPEEKKGLSEFALNACKYTKSNAVVIAREYEKGCYQILAIGAGQPNRVDSIKKLAATKARENLRILYEREKPDVSEDEFVKNIMSECVMASDAFFPFDDSIIHSAENHIRYIVSPGGSIRDNEVIAAANRLGVSLVFTGMRHFYH; encoded by the coding sequence CTGCCCAAGAAAGCTTTAATTAGCGTTTCTGATAAAAATGGTATAATTGATTTTGCCTCCGGGCTCGCCAGGTTCGGATTTGAGATTATTTCGACAGGCGGGACTTACTCGGTATTAAAGAAAGCCGGAATAAATGTAAGAGATGTTTCCGAAATTACGGGATTCCCTGAGATGATGGATGGCAGGGTAAAAACACTTCACCCGAAAATCCATGGTGCTATTCTTGCATTACAGGATAAACCATCACACATAAAGGATGCCAGGGAACATGGTATTGAATTTATTGATATCGTGGCTGTTAACCTTTACCCGTTTGAAAAAACAGTTGAAGGTAAAGCAAACCTTGAAGATGCTATTGAGAACATAGATATCGGAGGACCGGCTCTTGTAAGGGCTGCAGCAAAAAATTATACTCATGTAGCTGTAATAACCGACTCGTCTGATTATCCTTTGATCCTGGAAGAACTTAAAAAAGGTACTATAAGCCCTGAAACCAGGAAAAAGCTTGCAGTCAAGGCTTTTAGAAGAATTGCAGATTATGATTGCGCGATTGATACGTACTTAAGCCGCGCCCTCCTGAATGAAGATATCCTTCGCATGAAATTCGTTGAGGGAACAACGCTAAGGTATGGTGAGAACTGGCATCAGAGTGCAAAATTTTATAAAGAGCCAGGTGTTACCGAACCCACGGTTGCAAATGCAAAACAACTGCACGGAAAAGCGCTTTCCTACAACAATTATGTAGATGCGGAAAGCGCCCTGAATGTAGTTCTTGGATGCAAGAAGAAAATAGCAGTCTCTGTAGTAAAACATAGCAACCCATGCGGGCTTGCAACAGGCAATACACTGAAAGAAGCGCTGTCAAGGGCGTGGGACGGGGACCCTGTTTCATCGTTTGGCAGTATAATCTGCATGACCCGCAAACCCGATCTTCCTGCGCTTGAATTTTTAAAAGGCAGGTTCGTGGAACTTATTATCGCTCCGGGGTATGATGAAGAAGGGCTTTCTTACCTCAAAAACAAGAGTAAAGACCTTCGTATCCTTGAATTGCCAATGGATGATGGAAAACCACTTGAGAATACATACCGTTATATCGTGGGAGGAATGCTTGTCCAGTCAAGGAACAGGGGATTATATGAAAAATGGGATGTTGTGACACAACATCAATTCCCCGAAGAGAAAAAGGGACTCTCTGAATTTGCATTGAATGCCTGCAAATATACAAAATCAAACGCCGTGGTTATTGCCAGGGAGTATGAAAAAGGATGTTACCAGATACTTGCGATCGGGGCCGGACAGCCAAACAGGGTAGATTCGATAAAGAAACTGGCTGCCACAAAAGCAAGAGAGAACCTCAGGATCCTTTATGAAAGGGAAAAACCCGATGTAAGCGAGGATGAATTCGTTAAAAACATAATGAGTGAGTGCGTCATGGCATCAGATGCATTCTTCCCGTTCGATGACAGCATCATTCATTCAGCCGAGAATCACATCAGGTACATTGTGTCTCCGGGAGGCTCGATAAGGGATAATGAAGTTATTGCAGCGGCCAACAGGCTGGGCGTGTCGCTTGTGTTTACGGGCATGAGGCATTTTTACCATTAG
- a CDS encoding IS110 family transposase, whose translation MNNKTMFYVGIDVSKDKSDICVKDENGNDLIHKFKIANKKADLEMLYEIIERIKSKAPGNSDVVFGMEATGVYSLPLYSALKRDGYKVRLYNPIQTNGYRKINIRKTKTDPIDSAIIADMLRHSEPPQVSEIQDMHLFQLRE comes from the coding sequence ATGAATAACAAAACAATGTTTTATGTCGGAATAGATGTTTCAAAAGACAAATCCGATATCTGCGTAAAAGACGAGAATGGGAACGATTTGATCCATAAGTTTAAAATCGCAAATAAGAAAGCAGATTTGGAAATGTTGTATGAAATAATTGAAAGAATAAAATCAAAAGCACCAGGAAATAGCGATGTTGTATTTGGAATGGAAGCAACAGGGGTATACTCTTTGCCTCTGTATTCAGCCTTGAAAAGAGACGGATATAAAGTCAGGCTTTACAATCCCATCCAGACAAACGGATATCGGAAAATAAATATCCGAAAGACAAAAACAGATCCCATAGATTCTGCAATCATAGCAGATATGCTTCGTCATTCTGAGCCACCACAGGTTAGTGAAATCCAGGATATGCACCTGTTTCAATTGAGAGAATAA
- a CDS encoding aminopeptidase P family protein → MKLTLPDSQAFLMMSESEHNADMYYASSFLAYDSFIYLNSGDDLILVSDMELGRAKKESKVKEVIPTSRYNIMDKIRNNRDVNAAYCEMIQELLHSRNLDRIAVPYNFPVQLADCLRKANFEIIPIKSPLREMREIKNEKEISAIEYAQKAGEKALSEGINAIRNASVRDGVLMRENLPLRTEDVRAIIDKSLLTFNCEAPDIIIACGKGSSDPHWKGEGELLADEPVVIDMVPRSRKERYYSDMTRTVVHGTPTDELKSMYSAVLDSQEAALNKIKAGVTGAEVHNIVCDVLEERGYETARGKSTEFTEGFIHSTGHGVGLDIHEGPSLGENGKELKAGCVVTVEPGLYYKKIGGVRLEDVVVVTHSGCKNLTRFEKNLVL, encoded by the coding sequence ATGAAACTGACTCTTCCTGATTCCCAGGCATTCCTGATGATGAGTGAAAGCGAACACAATGCTGATATGTATTATGCAAGCTCTTTCCTGGCTTATGATTCATTCATTTATCTGAATTCTGGGGACGATTTAATCCTTGTATCGGATATGGAACTGGGAAGGGCAAAGAAAGAATCTAAAGTCAAAGAGGTGATCCCGACATCCAGATATAACATCATGGATAAGATCAGGAATAACAGGGATGTGAATGCCGCATATTGTGAAATGATACAGGAACTCCTTCATTCCAGGAATTTAGATCGTATTGCAGTGCCGTATAATTTTCCGGTTCAGCTTGCTGATTGTCTCAGGAAGGCAAATTTTGAGATAATCCCTATAAAAAGCCCATTGCGTGAAATGCGCGAAATAAAAAATGAAAAAGAAATAAGTGCGATCGAGTATGCCCAGAAAGCAGGCGAAAAAGCGCTTTCTGAGGGCATCAATGCGATAAGAAATGCTTCGGTCAGGGACGGCGTTCTTATGCGTGAGAATTTGCCTTTAAGAACAGAAGACGTGCGGGCGATAATCGATAAATCACTGCTAACTTTTAATTGTGAAGCGCCCGATATCATTATTGCATGCGGGAAAGGCAGCAGCGACCCGCACTGGAAAGGAGAAGGAGAACTGCTTGCTGATGAGCCAGTAGTTATTGACATGGTGCCGCGATCCAGGAAAGAAAGGTATTATTCTGATATGACAAGAACTGTCGTGCATGGAACCCCCACCGATGAGCTTAAAAGTATGTATTCGGCTGTTCTTGATTCACAGGAAGCTGCATTAAATAAAATAAAAGCAGGTGTAACAGGCGCCGAAGTTCATAACATCGTATGCGACGTACTGGAAGAAAGAGGATACGAGACCGCAAGAGGAAAAAGCACTGAGTTCACGGAAGGTTTTATTCATTCGACGGGGCATGGCGTAGGTCTTGATATCCATGAGGGACCAAGCCTGGGAGAAAATGGCAAAGAGTTAAAAGCAGGATGTGTTGTTACAGTGGAACCCGGTCTTTATTATAAGAAGATCGGCGGTGTGCGCCTTGAGGATGTTGTGGTTGTTACCCACAGCGGATGCAAGAATTTAACTAGGTTTGAAAAGAATCTGGTGCTATAA
- a CDS encoding type II methionyl aminopeptidase has translation MTETDEIIEKYRRAGRILSEVRKLTAEKVTQGASLLMVAEFAENLIREKGGEPAFPVNISRNDEAAHSTPCLNDKSVFGKDIVKLDIGVHIDGYIADTATTVDLSGNPELVRAAESALAEAIGIVKAGVNTSDIGGVIEDTITSFGYKPIINLTGHGLAQYIQHAPPAIPNKRMPGGVILQEGDIVAIEPFATNGAGKIHDAGSAEIFHIVSEKPIRHPSARKLLQEIEKYKTLPFAKRWLGERVDFAMLALSRANIIRPYPILKEIQGGLISQAEHTIIVTADGCEVITR, from the coding sequence ATGACAGAAACTGATGAAATAATCGAGAAATACCGAAGAGCAGGAAGGATCCTGTCCGAAGTCCGCAAACTTACGGCAGAAAAAGTAACGCAAGGTGCAAGCCTTCTTATGGTCGCTGAATTTGCTGAGAACCTTATACGTGAAAAGGGCGGGGAGCCTGCGTTCCCTGTAAACATTTCGCGAAATGACGAGGCTGCTCATTCCACTCCATGCCTGAATGATAAATCCGTATTTGGAAAAGATATTGTAAAACTGGATATCGGGGTCCATATCGATGGATATATTGCAGATACTGCAACAACTGTTGATCTTTCCGGTAACCCGGAGCTTGTCAGGGCTGCTGAATCAGCACTTGCTGAGGCAATAGGGATCGTCAAAGCAGGAGTAAATACTTCGGATATCGGGGGAGTTATCGAAGATACCATAACTTCCTTTGGCTATAAACCCATAATCAACCTGACAGGGCATGGGCTTGCACAGTACATCCAGCACGCTCCGCCTGCGATCCCGAATAAGAGAATGCCTGGAGGTGTAATTCTCCAGGAGGGAGATATCGTTGCAATCGAACCTTTCGCTACAAACGGGGCGGGAAAAATCCATGATGCCGGAAGTGCCGAGATTTTCCATATTGTTTCCGAAAAACCCATCAGGCACCCGTCAGCGAGGAAATTATTGCAGGAGATAGAAAAATATAAGACGCTCCCATTTGCAAAAAGATGGCTTGGCGAGCGAGTGGATTTTGCAATGCTCGCTCTTTCCAGGGCAAATATTATCCGGCCTTATCCGATACTTAAGGAAATCCAGGGCGGCCTTATTTCCCAGGCCGAACATACGATCATAGTAACAGCGGATGGATGTGAGGTAATCACCAGATGA
- a CDS encoding response regulator, which produces MMTSQILVVEDEIIIAEDIQKKLKKMGYSAPAVVSSGEDAIKKVKENNPDLILMDIIIHGEIDGIETVEKIHSFSDIPVIYLTAYADQKTLERAKITEPFGYLLKPFKERELLITIEMALYKHKMEKKLKESEKRLKESERWLSAAIRSIADGVIATDLKGVIKIMNPYAEALTGWKQEEASGKYLSSVFNVAGSGKNKIVEDPVAKVIREGSFYGLSDQTILVTKNNLEVPIDLIGTPITDEKNDIIGVVLVFYDIIERKKQEDIIKKSTSSFLL; this is translated from the coding sequence ATCATGACGTCACAGATATTGGTTGTTGAAGATGAAATTATTATTGCAGAGGATATACAAAAAAAATTGAAGAAGATGGGATATTCTGCTCCTGCTGTGGTGTCTTCAGGAGAAGATGCTATCAAGAAGGTAAAAGAGAATAATCCTGATCTGATTCTTATGGATATTATTATTCATGGAGAAATTGATGGAATTGAAACTGTAGAAAAAATACATTCTTTTTCAGATATTCCAGTTATATATTTGACAGCTTATGCCGATCAAAAAACCCTGGAACGAGCTAAAATAACAGAACCATTCGGGTATCTCCTGAAACCTTTCAAAGAAAGAGAATTATTGATCACAATAGAGATGGCCCTCTACAAGCATAAAATGGAGAAAAAACTAAAAGAGAGCGAGAAGAGACTTAAAGAGAGTGAACGATGGCTCAGTGCTGCAATTAGAAGCATAGCTGATGGGGTTATTGCCACAGATTTAAAGGGGGTAATAAAAATCATGAATCCCTATGCTGAAGCCTTAACAGGGTGGAAACAGGAAGAAGCTTCAGGCAAATATCTTTCATCTGTCTTCAATGTTGCAGGTTCTGGAAAGAACAAAATTGTGGAAGATCCTGTGGCTAAAGTGATACGTGAAGGCAGTTTTTATGGGCTTTCAGATCAGACCATACTGGTTACAAAGAATAATCTGGAAGTACCTATTGATTTGATCGGTACTCCAATAACGGATGAGAAAAACGATATTATTGGCGTAGTCCTGGTTTTTTATGATATAATTGAGCGAAAGAAACAGGAAGACATAATTAAAAAATCTACAAGTTCTTTCTTACTTTAA
- a CDS encoding PAS domain S-box protein: protein MRIKSKLISGFFIVSLLVGLVGYIGLYANNHVVTSFEKGEVHFGSILQASNEVSSYSKRAQGHTMLYLTLNNGTDKKKAIERVASLREQIAIMEGKIQNPEAIKILNDTKAKTNEMQSIIESLIKTHDSEMENGSFDIRNHETLIRNLDSVSSAIRQNGLDLVNIELGLEEELNKNAQQEAASLYNLIFILSGIALISSMVIGVVIDRSISNPIYKLKNAAINIRKGNLDTKIDISSNDEIGELSNEFNRMAQDLQNSNDELISSKKYIDNVITSMDNSLIIVSKDGIIQTINHAACSLLDYKETELIGQPINKVLVDGETLLDTSSVDKNYNSKNNLVHNTESTFISKGLQKIPIIFSASIIESKYGNTRDIICVAQDISERKHIENTLRKSEESFSKAEKIGHFGYWEWDIATNKLIWSDEVFKLYGLDPQKVIPTYEIVVNTLSDGTREWFNKAINDALNNNAPFEGEYSLIRPDGSIRYTHTIGEVIRDMNGRPISMFGVVQDISERKEAEKELLKFKLGIERSNEAIFMTNIDGQITYVNPAFEKTYGYSREESLGKKPNILKSGLIPPEAYKLFWETLLSKKVMSGELINKTKNGRFINVDGSANPILNNEGNIVGFLAIQRDITERKFADEQIKSSLKEKEVLLREIHHRVKNNMQIISSLLSHQMDNITDKNITEIFIDSQNRIISMSLVHEKLYHSRDLRNIDFGEYINDLGASLFQSYNIHPENIKLNINVNNIYLDIDHAIPTGLIINELITNSLKYAFPKDIKGEITIIFRSKGEILQLVVGDNGIGFPKDLDFRKTRSLGLHLVTILTENQLHGKIDMNSNKGTEFIIEFKSVKS from the coding sequence ATGAGAATAAAATCGAAATTGATTTCAGGGTTCTTTATAGTCTCATTGCTGGTAGGTCTGGTTGGATATATCGGTCTTTATGCTAACAACCATGTTGTAACTTCTTTCGAAAAAGGAGAAGTACATTTCGGGAGTATACTGCAGGCCTCAAACGAAGTGAGCAGTTATTCAAAAAGAGCACAGGGTCACACAATGCTGTATTTGACATTAAATAACGGAACCGACAAGAAGAAAGCAATAGAAAGGGTCGCTTCTCTAAGGGAACAAATAGCAATAATGGAAGGCAAAATACAAAATCCTGAGGCTATTAAGATATTAAACGATACAAAGGCCAAAACAAATGAGATGCAATCAATTATAGAATCTTTGATTAAAACTCATGATTCTGAAATGGAAAACGGATCATTTGATATTAGAAATCATGAAACGTTAATACGAAATCTGGATAGTGTTTCCTCTGCCATTCGTCAAAATGGTCTTGATCTGGTAAATATAGAACTGGGACTGGAGGAGGAACTCAACAAGAATGCACAACAGGAAGCAGCTTCATTATATAATCTTATTTTCATACTCAGTGGAATTGCCCTTATCAGTTCAATGGTCATCGGGGTGGTAATAGATAGAAGTATCTCAAACCCCATTTATAAACTTAAAAATGCGGCTATCAATATCAGAAAAGGTAATCTTGATACAAAAATCGATATTAGTTCAAATGATGAAATCGGTGAACTATCGAATGAATTCAATAGGATGGCACAGGATTTGCAGAATTCAAATGATGAACTGATTTCATCCAAAAAATACATAGACAACGTTATAACTTCAATGGACAATAGCCTCATCATTGTATCAAAAGATGGTATTATTCAGACAATAAACCACGCTGCCTGTTCACTTCTTGATTATAAGGAAACAGAGCTCATCGGCCAGCCAATAAACAAAGTGCTTGTAGATGGGGAAACATTACTGGATACTTCATCAGTAGATAAAAATTATAATTCTAAAAATAACCTTGTCCACAATACAGAGTCAACTTTTATCTCAAAAGGACTGCAAAAAATACCTATTATTTTTTCAGCTTCTATCATAGAAAGTAAATATGGGAATACCCGGGATATAATATGTGTAGCACAGGATATAAGTGAGCGAAAACATATAGAAAATACATTGAGAAAAAGTGAAGAGAGCTTTTCCAAAGCAGAAAAGATCGGACACTTCGGATATTGGGAATGGGATATCGCAACAAACAAACTTATATGGTCGGATGAGGTTTTCAAGCTCTATGGGCTTGATCCCCAAAAAGTTATCCCCACCTACGAAATCGTTGTCAATACTCTGAGCGATGGAACCAGGGAGTGGTTTAATAAAGCCATTAATGATGCACTCAATAATAATGCTCCGTTTGAAGGAGAATATTCCCTAATACGTCCGGATGGTTCTATAAGATACACTCACACTATAGGGGAAGTTATCAGGGATATGAATGGGAGACCTATTTCGATGTTTGGAGTAGTACAGGATATCTCCGAGCGCAAGGAAGCAGAAAAGGAGTTATTAAAGTTTAAACTCGGAATTGAGCGATCCAATGAGGCTATCTTCATGACCAATATTGATGGACAGATAACGTATGTTAATCCTGCCTTCGAAAAAACTTACGGGTACAGCAGGGAAGAATCGCTAGGAAAAAAGCCTAATATTTTGAAATCAGGATTGATTCCACCTGAAGCTTATAAATTATTCTGGGAGACACTTCTATCAAAAAAAGTTATGAGCGGGGAATTGATCAATAAGACTAAAAATGGTCGCTTCATTAACGTTGATGGCTCTGCCAATCCGATCCTGAACAATGAAGGCAATATCGTCGGTTTTCTGGCTATTCAACGCGACATAACCGAACGAAAGTTTGCAGATGAACAAATCAAGTCATCTCTCAAGGAAAAAGAAGTATTGCTGCGGGAAATCCATCATCGTGTTAAAAATAACATGCAAATCATTTCCAGCCTTCTGTCACATCAGATGGATAATATCACAGATAAAAATATCACTGAAATATTTATAGATAGCCAGAACAGGATAATATCCATGTCTCTTGTGCATGAAAAACTCTATCATTCAAGAGATTTGAGGAATATTGATTTCGGAGAATACATCAATGATCTGGGAGCCAGTCTATTTCAGTCCTATAATATTCATCCGGAAAACATAAAATTAAATATTAATGTCAATAATATATATCTTGATATCGATCACGCAATCCCGACCGGATTAATTATAAATGAGTTAATCACAAATTCATTAAAATATGCATTTCCCAAGGATATTAAAGGTGAGATTACTATAATATTCAGATCAAAGGGGGAAATACTTCAACTTGTGGTCGGTGATAACGGCATTGGTTTTCCGAAAGACCTGGATTTCAGGAAAACCAGATCTCTGGGCTTACATCTTGTTACCATACTAACAGAAAATCAACTTCATGGCAAAATAGATATGAATAGCAATAAAGGAACAGAATTTATAATTGAATTCAAAAGTGTGAAATCATGA